Proteins co-encoded in one Campylobacter ornithocola genomic window:
- the purB gene encoding adenylosuccinate lyase: MGVSVFDMRLLQDSWSTPAMRAIFSEENRIQKWLDVEAALAKAQAKLGIIPQEAADEIAKKAHYKFMDMDFIFAEFKKTKHPLVPTVRGLEKACENGLGEYVHFGVTTQDIIDTGIVLQFKEAMALIKQDLKDIAKNLAKLAKEHKNTAMMGRTLALQALPITFGHKVAIWLSELNRHYERITELEKRLYVGLIVGAVGTKASLSDKANEVEKLTLESLGLEVPDISWQPARDRFIELGYVLGNINATFNKIAHQLLILAHNEIDEIAEPFGKGQVGSSTMPHKRNPAVSENAVTVSNALRANIAILSDIERHEHERDGQVWKMEWKLLPEAFLMLSVVLANMKFVFDDLEVKKDKMLKNLNTLNGFVLAERVMFALSDHYGKQHAHEIVYENAMRGIENHKTFKEVLLEDERVSKVLSEKDIDVLMDATTYVGYAPKLVDEFLEKIVNSEILK; encoded by the coding sequence ATGGGTGTGAGTGTATTTGATATGAGGTTGCTTCAAGATTCTTGGAGCACCCCTGCAATGAGAGCTATTTTTAGTGAAGAAAATAGAATTCAAAAATGGCTTGATGTAGAAGCTGCCCTAGCAAAAGCTCAAGCAAAGCTTGGCATTATCCCACAAGAAGCAGCTGATGAAATAGCTAAAAAAGCTCATTATAAATTTATGGATATGGATTTTATTTTTGCTGAGTTTAAAAAAACAAAACATCCTTTAGTTCCGACCGTGCGTGGTTTAGAAAAAGCTTGTGAAAATGGTTTAGGAGAGTATGTGCATTTTGGCGTAACTACTCAAGATATCATTGATACAGGTATAGTTTTACAATTTAAAGAAGCTATGGCTTTAATCAAACAAGATTTAAAAGATATAGCCAAAAATTTAGCAAAACTTGCAAAAGAACATAAAAATACTGCAATGATGGGAAGAACCTTAGCTTTACAAGCTTTACCTATAACTTTTGGACATAAAGTTGCGATTTGGCTTAGTGAGTTAAATCGCCATTATGAAAGAATTACTGAACTTGAAAAAAGACTATATGTAGGATTAATCGTGGGTGCAGTAGGAACTAAAGCTAGTTTAAGCGATAAGGCTAATGAAGTAGAAAAACTTACTTTAGAAAGCTTAGGTTTAGAAGTTCCTGATATCTCATGGCAACCAGCAAGAGATCGTTTTATAGAGCTTGGTTATGTTTTAGGTAATATCAATGCAACCTTTAACAAAATTGCACATCAGCTTTTAATCTTAGCTCATAATGAAATCGATGAAATTGCTGAACCTTTTGGAAAAGGTCAAGTAGGAAGCTCTACAATGCCACATAAAAGAAACCCAGCAGTAAGTGAAAATGCGGTAACGGTAAGCAATGCTCTAAGAGCAAATATTGCAATTTTAAGCGATATAGAAAGGCATGAGCATGAAAGAGATGGTCAAGTATGGAAAATGGAATGGAAGCTTTTACCAGAAGCTTTTTTAATGCTTTCAGTGGTATTAGCAAATATGAAATTTGTCTTTGATGATTTAGAGGTTAAAAAAGATAAAATGTTAAAAAATCTTAATACGCTTAATGGCTTTGTATTAGCAGAACGTGTGATGTTTGCCTTAAGTGATCATTATGGTAAGCAACACGCACATGAAATTGTATATGAAAATGCTATGAGAGGTATAGAAAACCATAAAACTTTCAAAGAAGTTTTACTTGAAGATGAACGTGTGAGTAAGGTTTTAAGTGAAAAAGATATTGATGTTTTGATGGATGCTACAACTTATGTAGGTTATGCACCAAAATTAGTAGATGAATTTTTGGAAAAAATTGTAAATTCTGAAATTTTAAAGTAG
- a CDS encoding MmgE/PrpD family protein produces the protein MYLSEKLAEFIVNLDYEAIPSEVKQRAKELMLDALGTALAAKNEACVLNATKAFEVLSVNPSEKIWSEDKKLDVIYAAMVNAIAAHALDFDDTHTEAILHASAILTPLCLTYGFSVSEDGKKVLKAFIVGWEIAARVGIASKGSFHKRGFHTTAIAGIFGSVAASCVLLDLDKEQIINALGLAGSFASGVNEFLSNGSNSKVLHIANALKNGILVANFAKANMSGPLSIFEGRDNIFRTFGLEDECDKNELYKGVGEIWQVMQVSLKPYPSCHFAHGLIDCAMSLRSDGLKNEDIKSIHCFVDEVPISFICDPIEAKYTPQSAYAAKFSMPFLMALAFFDGKITLKSYEDLNRANLIEFAKKISYEKKKSSGFPKYFPGHLEAVLNDGRVIKKDVLINKGNFDNPLSFDELKDKFLSNASIAVSLEKAQDLVKKLQNLENLNHFDF, from the coding sequence ATGTATTTAAGTGAAAAACTAGCCGAATTTATCGTAAATTTAGATTATGAAGCTATTCCTAGTGAAGTAAAACAAAGAGCAAAAGAGCTTATGCTTGATGCATTAGGAACAGCTTTAGCTGCTAAAAATGAAGCTTGCGTTTTAAATGCAACTAAAGCTTTTGAAGTTTTAAGTGTAAATCCTAGTGAAAAAATTTGGAGTGAAGATAAAAAGCTTGATGTAATATATGCTGCGATGGTAAATGCTATTGCAGCACATGCCCTTGATTTTGATGATACACATACAGAAGCTATTTTGCACGCTAGTGCTATTTTAACTCCGCTTTGTTTAACTTATGGATTTAGCGTAAGTGAAGATGGAAAAAAAGTTTTGAAGGCTTTTATCGTTGGTTGGGAAATTGCTGCTAGAGTGGGTATAGCAAGCAAGGGAAGTTTCCATAAACGTGGGTTTCATACTACAGCTATAGCAGGAATTTTTGGTAGCGTGGCTGCAAGTTGTGTTTTGCTTGATTTAGATAAAGAGCAAATTATTAATGCTTTAGGTTTAGCAGGAAGTTTTGCAAGTGGTGTGAATGAGTTTTTATCTAATGGTTCTAATTCTAAAGTTTTACACATAGCTAATGCTTTGAAAAATGGAATTTTAGTAGCAAATTTCGCAAAAGCTAATATGAGTGGTCCTTTGAGTATATTTGAAGGAAGAGATAATATCTTTAGAACTTTTGGTTTAGAAGATGAATGTGATAAAAATGAACTATATAAAGGAGTAGGTGAAATTTGGCAAGTAATGCAAGTTTCATTAAAGCCTTATCCAAGTTGTCATTTTGCACATGGATTAATTGATTGTGCTATGAGTTTAAGAAGCGATGGTTTAAAAAACGAGGACATTAAAAGTATACATTGCTTTGTGGATGAGGTGCCAATTTCATTTATATGTGATCCAATTGAAGCAAAATATACACCACAAAGTGCTTATGCGGCAAAATTTTCTATGCCTTTTTTAATGGCTTTAGCATTTTTTGATGGTAAAATCACTTTAAAATCATATGAAGATTTAAATAGAGCCAATTTGATAGAATTTGCTAAAAAAATTAGCTATGAAAAGAAAAAATCTAGTGGTTTCCCTAAATACTTTCCAGGGCATTTAGAAGCTGTTTTAAATGACGGAAGAGTAATTAAAAAAGATGTACTGATTAATAAAGGAAATTTTGATAATCCTTTAAGTTTTGATGAATTAAAAGATAAATTTCTTTCTAATGCTAGCATAGCAGTTTCTTTAGAAAAGGCTCAAGATTTAGTTAAAAAGCTTCAAAATTTAGAAAATTTAAATCATTTTGATTTCTAG
- the acpP gene encoding acyl carrier protein: MAIFDDVKKVVVEQLSVDEDAVKMESKIIEDLGADSLDVVELVMALEEKFDVEIPDSDAEKLVKIEDVVNYIENLQK; the protein is encoded by the coding sequence ATGGCAATTTTTGATGATGTAAAAAAAGTAGTTGTTGAGCAACTTAGCGTAGATGAAGATGCGGTTAAAATGGAATCTAAAATTATTGAAGATTTGGGTGCTGATTCTTTAGATGTAGTTGAATTAGTTATGGCTTTAGAAGAAAAATTTGATGTAGAAATTCCAGACAGCGATGCTGAAAAATTAGTAAAAATTGAAGATGTTGTTAATTATATAGAAAATCTTCAAAAATAA
- a CDS encoding trans-sulfuration enzyme family protein yields MNNKTKLIHLGRGDQNVEVRSVNPTLMRASTILFKDHATWQKYRELRKTDRVLSYGARGTATNFELEKLICELEGGHRAQLFPTGLAALAMVLLNYASKDAHFLITDAIYGPVRTICDLFLAKMGVEIDFLKADASDVEEKIKPNTKLILCESPGSILYEIIDLPKLCEIAHKHNIPVAIDNTYSSGYFLNPLELGVDISVIAATKYLSGHSDVTMGIVVINEKEWKNFDKLPEALGFTTSPDDCYLVLRGMRTLDIRMKAHEKSADEIVEFLQGRKEVKTIFYPKLKTHPNHEVFVRDHKGANGMVTIEFADGVSKEQAIQFVDDLKYFSIGASWGGYESLATVTTPPRTATDWSARGPFVRFHIGLEDSKDLIEDLKQAFEKINFKG; encoded by the coding sequence ATGAACAACAAAACTAAATTAATCCATCTAGGAAGAGGTGATCAAAATGTTGAGGTAAGATCTGTTAATCCAACCTTAATGCGTGCATCAACCATACTTTTTAAAGATCATGCAACTTGGCAAAAATACCGTGAGTTAAGAAAAACTGATCGTGTTTTAAGTTATGGTGCTAGAGGAACAGCTACAAATTTTGAACTTGAAAAACTAATTTGCGAGCTTGAAGGTGGTCATAGAGCACAACTTTTCCCAACAGGACTTGCAGCTTTAGCTATGGTGCTTTTAAATTATGCTAGTAAAGATGCACATTTTTTAATCACTGATGCTATTTATGGTCCTGTTAGAACAATTTGCGATTTATTTTTAGCTAAAATGGGTGTAGAAATTGACTTTTTAAAAGCTGATGCATCTGATGTAGAAGAAAAAATTAAACCTAATACAAAATTAATTCTTTGCGAAAGTCCAGGTTCTATACTTTATGAAATCATAGATTTACCAAAACTTTGTGAAATTGCACATAAGCACAATATCCCAGTAGCAATTGATAATACTTATTCAAGTGGATATTTTTTAAATCCACTTGAGCTTGGAGTGGATATTTCAGTTATTGCTGCGACTAAATATTTAAGTGGTCATTCAGATGTAACTATGGGTATAGTAGTTATTAATGAAAAAGAATGGAAAAATTTTGACAAACTTCCTGAGGCTTTAGGATTTACTACAAGTCCAGATGATTGTTATTTGGTGCTTCGTGGTATGAGAACTTTGGATATAAGAATGAAAGCTCATGAAAAAAGTGCAGATGAAATAGTAGAGTTCTTACAAGGTAGAAAAGAAGTTAAAACTATTTTTTATCCGAAATTAAAAACTCACCCAAATCATGAAGTTTTTGTACGTGACCACAAGGGTGCTAATGGTATGGTAACTATTGAATTTGCAGATGGTGTTTCTAAAGAACAGGCTATTCAATTTGTGGATGATTTAAAATATTTTTCAATCGGCGCAAGTTGGGGTGGTTATGAGAGTTTAGCTACTGTTACTACTCCACCAAGAACAGCTACTGATTGGAGTGCTAGAGGTCCTTTTGTAAGATTTCATATAGGTCTTGAAGATAGTAAAGATTTAATTGAGGATTTAAAACAAGCATTTGAAAAAATAAATTTTAAAGGATAA
- a CDS encoding beta-ketoacyl-ACP synthase II: protein MKRVVVTGIGMINALGLDKDSSFKAICDGKSGVDKITLFDTTDFPVQIAAEVKNFDPLSVCDAKEVKKIDRFIQLGIKAAREAMEDAKFDKTLNKEEFGVVSAAGIGGLPNIEKNSVTCAQRGPRKITPFFIPSALVNMLGGIISIEHGLQGPNISCVTACAAGTHAIGEAYKSIALGNADKMLVVGAEAAICAVGIGGFAAMKALSTRNDDPTKASRPFDKERDGFVMGEGAGALVFEEYEAAKKRGAKIYAELVGFGESADAHHITSPTLEGPLRAMKKALKMAGNLKVDYINAHGTSTPVNDKNETAAIKELFKDQIPLVSSTKGQTGHCLGAAGAIEAVISLMALDQGVLPPTINQIVADENCDLDYIPNTARESKVNVVMSNSFGFGGTNGCVIFKKVD from the coding sequence TTGAAACGCGTTGTAGTAACAGGTATAGGAATGATCAATGCCCTTGGTTTAGACAAAGATAGCTCATTTAAGGCTATTTGTGATGGTAAAAGTGGCGTTGATAAAATCACTCTTTTTGACACCACTGATTTTCCAGTGCAAATTGCTGCTGAAGTAAAAAATTTTGATCCTTTAAGTGTTTGTGATGCTAAAGAGGTTAAAAAGATAGATCGTTTTATACAACTTGGTATTAAAGCAGCAAGAGAGGCTATGGAGGATGCTAAATTTGATAAAACTTTAAATAAAGAAGAATTTGGTGTAGTTTCGGCAGCTGGTATAGGTGGTTTACCAAATATTGAGAAAAATTCTGTTACTTGTGCACAGCGTGGACCACGCAAAATCACTCCTTTTTTCATACCATCAGCTTTGGTTAATATGCTTGGCGGTATTATCTCAATCGAGCATGGTTTACAAGGACCAAATATCTCATGTGTAACTGCTTGTGCAGCAGGGACCCATGCTATAGGCGAAGCTTATAAAAGTATAGCTTTAGGCAATGCAGATAAAATGCTTGTAGTGGGAGCTGAAGCTGCAATTTGCGCTGTGGGTATAGGTGGCTTTGCTGCCATGAAAGCTCTTTCTACTAGAAATGATGATCCAACTAAAGCTTCAAGACCATTTGACAAAGAAAGAGATGGTTTTGTTATGGGTGAGGGTGCTGGTGCTTTGGTTTTTGAAGAATATGAAGCTGCTAAAAAGCGTGGAGCTAAAATTTATGCTGAATTGGTTGGTTTTGGTGAAAGTGCAGATGCACATCATATCACTTCACCAACCTTAGAAGGGCCATTACGTGCTATGAAAAAAGCTTTAAAAATGGCAGGAAATCTAAAAGTAGATTATATTAACGCACATGGAACTTCCACACCGGTAAATGATAAAAATGAAACAGCGGCTATTAAAGAGCTTTTTAAAGATCAAATTCCTTTAGTTAGTTCTACAAAAGGTCAAACGGGACATTGTTTAGGTGCTGCTGGTGCTATTGAAGCTGTTATATCTTTAATGGCTCTTGATCAAGGTGTATTACCACCAACTATTAATCAAATCGTAGCAGATGAAAATTGTGATCTTGACTATATACCAAATACTGCAAGAGAAAGCAAAGTTAATGTTGTAATGAGCAAT
- the tenA gene encoding thiaminase II, translating to MLFDKLVRENKKTWDQYIHHEFVKKLQNGTLKKDVFLFYLKQDYIFLNNYAKCYAMLALNANNAKEIQFAIKNQNYTLEGELEFHRSILKLGIDVEKLGYKDESLTNIAYTRYLLSVGQNGDYLDMLCALSACAIGYACIGEEIYKGLDKQSLENHPYKEWISTYASKEFQGEVKEFKSFFNSYTNSISEEKFKKLNEIFYTTIRLEIAFWQHSLEQKMEV from the coding sequence ATGCTTTTTGATAAACTTGTAAGAGAAAATAAAAAAACTTGGGATCAATACATCCATCATGAATTTGTAAAAAAACTTCAAAATGGTACTTTGAAAAAAGATGTATTTTTGTTTTACCTAAAACAAGATTACATCTTTTTAAATAATTATGCAAAATGCTATGCCATGCTTGCTTTAAATGCAAACAATGCTAAAGAAATTCAATTTGCCATTAAAAATCAAAACTATACCTTAGAAGGAGAATTAGAATTTCATAGAAGCATTTTAAAGCTAGGTATTGATGTGGAAAAACTAGGCTATAAAGATGAAAGTTTAACTAATATTGCCTATACAAGATACCTACTAAGTGTAGGGCAAAATGGAGATTATTTAGACATGCTATGTGCTTTGAGCGCTTGTGCTATAGGTTATGCTTGTATAGGTGAAGAAATTTACAAAGGACTTGATAAACAAAGCTTGGAAAATCACCCTTATAAAGAATGGATTTCAACCTATGCAAGTAAAGAATTTCAAGGTGAAGTCAAAGAATTTAAAAGCTTTTTTAACTCTTACACAAATAGTATTAGTGAAGAGAAATTTAAAAAGTTAAATGAAATTTTTTATACCACCATAAGACTTGAAATAGCTTTTTGGCAACACTCTTTGGAGCAAAAAATGGAAGTTTAA
- a CDS encoding FeoA family protein: MTLDVLKDNEEAIIVGFNTDKQLQARLFSFGFAKNKKVKKIRSSMANSTIMVELDTTCVILRSSEAKIIQISKEF, from the coding sequence ATGACCTTAGATGTTTTAAAAGATAACGAAGAAGCTATTATAGTAGGTTTTAATACAGATAAGCAACTTCAAGCAAGGCTTTTTAGTTTTGGTTTTGCTAAAAATAAAAAAGTAAAAAAAATTCGATCTTCCATGGCAAATTCCACTATTATGGTTGAACTTGATACAACTTGTGTGATTTTAAGATCAAGTGAAGCAAAAATAATACAAATTTCAAAAGAGTTTTAA
- the dcuC gene encoding C4-dicarboxylate transporter DcuC: MLGLFFAGCSVVLLVFMLYKKINAHMALLLSGLFLLSLAGIFGLSPIISEKQSLHLGIFDIFQVVNTNMSSTLAGLGLTLMCIAGFSAYMDHVGASYALFKVFEKPLKAVKSPYVLLLVSYFVVQFLVLFIPSHAGLALLLMVTMYPILVRSGVSKLSALSVIAICQYIDHGPGSGNVILAAKTAEIDPAVYFVHYQLPTTVPIIIAVGVAIYFCARYFDKKENFVFNRDEIEKELSENDSKKEEMKKPPKIYAILPIIPLVLILGFSSVLDSIMVLMGLTTMEEVKAASSTAIKMNVPVAMMISTFIAIIFEIIRYRSLIDTLNSIMVFFKGMGHLFVITVSLIVCGQVFANGLLSVGFVDTLIGFAKDAGFGVLAIIIAVSILLAVCAFLMGSGNAAFFSFAPLIPNIAKSFGVETIAMIAPIQIMTGFGRCVSPIAPAILAISAMAKVNPLQVVKRTAIPMLVAAIVNVIMTYVYL; encoded by the coding sequence ATGTTGGGTTTATTTTTTGCAGGATGTTCTGTAGTATTATTAGTTTTTATGCTTTATAAAAAAATCAACGCTCATATGGCGTTGCTTTTAAGTGGTTTATTCTTGTTATCTTTGGCAGGAATTTTTGGTCTTTCTCCTATCATTAGCGAAAAGCAATCTTTACATTTGGGAATTTTTGATATTTTCCAAGTTGTCAATACAAATATGTCTAGTACTTTAGCAGGACTTGGACTTACTTTAATGTGTATAGCAGGATTTTCTGCTTATATGGATCATGTTGGTGCAAGCTATGCTTTGTTTAAGGTTTTTGAAAAACCTTTAAAAGCGGTAAAGTCTCCGTATGTTTTACTGCTAGTTTCTTATTTTGTAGTTCAATTTTTGGTACTTTTTATTCCATCGCATGCAGGTTTAGCGCTTTTGCTTATGGTTACAATGTATCCTATTTTAGTGCGTTCAGGTGTTTCTAAGCTTTCAGCACTTTCAGTGATTGCTATATGTCAATATATTGATCATGGTCCAGGCAGTGGAAATGTTATTTTAGCTGCAAAAACAGCTGAGATTGATCCTGCGGTGTATTTTGTACATTATCAGCTTCCTACTACAGTACCTATTATCATAGCAGTAGGAGTTGCAATTTATTTTTGTGCTAGATATTTTGACAAAAAAGAAAATTTTGTATTTAATCGTGATGAGATAGAAAAAGAACTATCAGAAAATGATAGTAAAAAAGAAGAGATGAAAAAACCTCCTAAAATTTATGCAATATTACCTATTATACCTTTAGTGTTGATTTTAGGTTTTAGTAGTGTTTTAGATAGTATTATGGTTTTGATGGGACTTACTACTATGGAAGAGGTTAAAGCAGCTTCATCTACTGCTATTAAAATGAATGTTCCTGTTGCAATGATGATTTCTACTTTTATTGCAATTATTTTTGAGATTATCCGTTATAGAAGCTTAATCGATACTTTAAATTCTATTATGGTATTCTTCAAAGGTATGGGGCATTTGTTTGTGATAACAGTTTCTTTGATTGTTTGTGGTCAAGTTTTTGCAAACGGACTTTTATCAGTTGGTTTTGTGGACACTTTAATAGGTTTTGCAAAAGATGCAGGTTTTGGAGTACTTGCTATTATTATAGCAGTATCTATTTTGCTTGCTGTATGTGCATTTTTAATGGGTTCAGGAAATGCAGCGTTTTTCTCTTTTGCACCACTTATTCCAAATATAGCAAAATCTTTTGGAGTTGAAACCATAGCTATGATAGCACCTATTCAAATTATGACAGGTTTTGGTAGATGTGTTTCACCTATAGCCCCAGCTATTTTGGCAATTTCAGCTATGGCTAAAGTAAATCCATTACAAGTAGTAAAAAGAACAGCTATTCCTATGCTTGTTGCTGCTATTGTTAATGTGATAATGACTTATGTTTATTTATAA
- the feoB gene encoding ferrous iron transport protein B, translated as MKEITVALVGQPNVGKSLLINALCKANMKVGNFSGVTVERAEARLIYKNYEFKFIDLPGTYALDGYSEEEKITKEFLKNGKFDLVVNVLDSTNLERNLILSASLIEAKIKMVMALNMQDEAKSEGFNIDFKILSQLLNTPCLGVCAKTKENLNTLLDLIISTHQTKFEAKERIYSDIIEEELTKISDFLNQNEITHLNYSTKDLALALLKNETDMVISESLRKILDNALEKIYMAYHSKDIESIFKEELIAFANGICAKVLSKGVKYKNHTKEIDSILINKFLGIPIFLFFMWVLFQLTFTLGQIPMDYIENFFATLGEMVKNNINNELFASALADGILGGVGAVVTFLPNIVILFFGIALLETTGYMARVAFLLDGILYKFGLHGKSFIPLITGFGCSVPAFMATRTLKNKKDRLLTLFIINFMSCGARLPVYVLFVGVFFPAEVAGNYLFGIYILGALLGLIAAKILRMSAFKGQNEPFVMEMPKYRMPNWNLVWFMVFNKAKMYLKKAGTFILVASLLIWFASNFPMQKNSQDISNQENQIEYSYLGQFGKAIEPVFAPLGFDWKLSVSLVSGLAAKEVMISTMGVLYSLGDEVDETSSNLQEAIKENIPFSTAVAFILFVMIYNPCFAATIVFAKEAGNKKYAWYLFIFTSLCAYLVAFIGINITKLIV; from the coding sequence ATGAAAGAAATCACTGTTGCTTTAGTAGGTCAACCAAATGTTGGTAAAAGTTTATTAATTAACGCACTTTGCAAAGCTAATATGAAAGTTGGAAATTTTAGTGGAGTTACTGTAGAAAGAGCCGAAGCTAGATTGATTTATAAAAATTATGAGTTTAAATTTATAGATTTGCCAGGAACTTATGCGTTAGATGGTTATAGCGAAGAAGAAAAAATTACAAAAGAATTTTTAAAAAATGGTAAATTTGATCTTGTGGTGAATGTTCTTGATTCTACAAATTTAGAACGTAATTTAATTTTGAGTGCATCTTTAATAGAAGCTAAAATTAAAATGGTTATGGCTTTAAATATGCAAGATGAGGCAAAAAGTGAAGGCTTTAACATAGATTTTAAAATTTTATCACAACTTTTAAATACACCTTGTCTTGGTGTATGTGCTAAAACCAAAGAAAACTTAAATACACTTTTAGATTTAATCATTTCAACACATCAGACTAAATTTGAGGCTAAAGAGCGAATTTATAGTGATATTATAGAAGAAGAGCTTACTAAAATAAGTGATTTTTTAAATCAAAATGAAATTACACACTTAAATTATTCTACTAAAGATTTAGCGCTTGCTTTACTTAAAAATGAAACTGATATGGTTATTTCAGAGTCTTTAAGAAAAATTCTAGATAATGCTTTGGAAAAAATTTATATGGCATATCATAGTAAAGATATAGAAAGTATTTTTAAAGAAGAGCTGATTGCTTTTGCAAATGGTATATGTGCTAAAGTTTTAAGTAAAGGTGTTAAATATAAAAATCATACCAAAGAAATAGATTCTATTTTAATTAATAAATTTTTAGGAATTCCTATATTTTTATTTTTTATGTGGGTTTTGTTTCAGCTAACCTTTACTTTGGGGCAAATCCCTATGGATTATATAGAAAATTTTTTTGCAACTTTAGGAGAAATGGTAAAGAATAACATAAACAATGAATTGTTTGCTTCAGCTTTAGCTGATGGTATTTTGGGCGGGGTTGGAGCGGTTGTAACCTTTTTGCCAAATATTGTAATTTTATTTTTTGGTATAGCTTTGCTTGAAACGACTGGATATATGGCTAGAGTTGCATTTTTACTAGATGGAATTTTATATAAATTTGGTTTACATGGTAAAAGTTTTATACCTTTAATTACAGGTTTTGGTTGCTCAGTACCTGCTTTTATGGCTACAAGAACTTTAAAAAATAAAAAAGATAGATTATTAACTCTTTTTATTATTAATTTTATGAGTTGTGGTGCAAGACTTCCTGTATATGTACTTTTTGTTGGAGTATTTTTTCCTGCTGAAGTTGCAGGAAATTATCTTTTTGGAATTTATATTTTAGGTGCATTGTTGGGTTTAATTGCAGCTAAAATTTTGAGAATGAGTGCCTTTAAAGGACAAAATGAACCTTTTGTAATGGAAATGCCAAAATATAGAATGCCAAATTGGAATTTAGTTTGGTTTATGGTATTTAATAAAGCAAAGATGTATCTTAAAAAGGCTGGAACTTTTATTTTGGTAGCTTCTTTGCTTATTTGGTTTGCAAGTAATTTTCCTATGCAAAAAAATAGTCAAGATATTTCAAATCAAGAAAATCAGATAGAATATAGCTATTTAGGGCAATTTGGTAAAGCTATAGAGCCTGTTTTTGCGCCACTTGGCTTTGATTGGAAACTTAGTGTTTCTTTGGTGAGTGGTTTAGCTGCTAAGGAGGTAATGATTTCTACTATGGGTGTACTTTATTCTTTAGGTGATGAGGTTGATGAGACAAGTTCAAATTTGCAAGAAGCTATAAAAGAAAATATTCCTTTTAGTACCGCAGTTGCTTTTATACTTTTTGTTATGATTTATAATCCTTGCTTTGCAGCAACTATAGTTTTTGCTAAAGAAGCAGGAAATAAAAAATATGCATGGTATCTTTTTATATTTACATCTTTATGTGCGTATTTAGTTGCTTTTATAGGTATTAATATAACCAAATTAATAGTTTAA